The genomic region GCCTTGACCAGCGGGCCACCGGCGGTCGCCGCGAACAGCGACGCCAGCGCGGCGGCGTTGGTGGTCACCGTGGTGGCGTTGTCGGTGATGGTGTCGACCTTGGCCAGCTGCGCGTTCGTCGTCGCGACGGTCTCGGTGACCTCGCCGAGCAACGGCACGCTGGAGTCGGAGACGCCCTTCACCATGATCCGGGTCTCGTCGAGCACCTTGCCCAGCTTCAGGATCGGATAGGCCAGCAGGCCCACCAGGATGAGCAGTGCGCAAGCTGCTATCAGCCCCGCGACTTCACCGACGCTCATGGAAAACGATCCACCTTCCGTTGCGACCACGTGGACCGCCCGACCTTATCGCGCGGTACCAGCGCACCACGCTCCAGGACACCATCCCCCAGATCACAGTCACTCACCAACTCCTGGACCGGGCGGGCTCTACCCTGCCGGGGTGGCGATCGAGTACAGCCTGTTCCTGGCGAGCGCCGGCGGCGCCGCCGGCGTCCGGCGGGTCGTCGCGGCGTCGGCGCCCGAGGTTGACTGGGACGCCGAACGGGTCACCGCGTACCGGAGCCCGACCGGGCTGCGGGTCACCGTGATGGACCGGACGTGGTCCGATCGGGTGGTCGAAACGCCCACGGTGCAGGTGGGCTTCCGGCTGGACAAGTTCGCCGACCCGGACCCGCAGTACGACGAGGTGGTCCGGTTGACCGTGGCGATCCTGGCCGCCGATCCAGGAGACGCGGTGCTGCAGCAGGACCACGAGATCTGCTGGTTGCTGCGCCGCGGAGACTCCTGGATCGCCCACTCCGGTGGCTCCCTGTGGTCGGCGCACCGGTTGAGCCTGCTGCCCGTCGTACCGCAGCGGCGGCCGATGCCCTACCCGGACTAGGCCGCAGCCAGCCGACGGCGCAGGCGCGTCAGCGGTCGCGCAGGATCTTGCGGATGGCGTCGACCCGGTCGGCGTACGCGGCCTCGCCTCCGCGCCGGGTCGGACGGTAGTAGTCGGTGCGGTCGACGACGTCGGGCGCGTACTGCTGCGGGACCACGCCGCGCGGGTCGTTGTGCGAGTACTGGTACGTCGCACCGTGGCCGATCTTCTTCGCGCCGGCGTAGTGGGCGTCGCGCAGGTGCGGCGGCACCGGGCCCACCTTGCCGGCCTTCACGTCGGCGATGGCGGCGTCGATCGCGGTGATCACGGCGTTCGACTTCGGCGCCAGCGCGAGCGCGACGACGGCCTGGGCCAGGTTGATCCGGGCCTCGGGCATGCCGATCAGCTGCACCGCGTCGGCCGCGGCGACCGCGACACCCAGCGCGGTCGGGTCGCCCATGCCGATGTCCTCACTCGCGGAGATCACCAGTCGGCGGGCGATGAAGCGCGGGTCCTCGCCGGCTTCGACCATCCGGGCCAGGTAGTGCATGGCGGCGTCGACGTCGGAGCCCCGGATCGACTTGATCAGCGCGGAGGCGACGTCGTAGTGCTGGTCGCCGGCCCGGTCGTACCGCACGGCTGCGCGGTCGACGGCTGTCTCCAGCGTCTTGAGGTCGATCAGGATCGGCTCGTGCCCCGGCTCCTCAGCAGCGTCCTCGTCCTCGGGTGCTTTGTCTTTGGGTGCTTTGTCTTTGGGTGCCCGGTCCTGGGGCGCCTTGTCTTTGGGTGCTGCTTTGGCCTTCGCGCCGCCGGCCGCGGCTTCGAGGTAGGTCAGCGCCCGGCGCGCGTCACCGCCGGCCATCCGCAGCAGGTGGTCCCTGGCGTCCGGCGCCACCGCGTACTCGCCGTTCAGACCCCGCTCATCGGCGAGTGCGCGATCCAGCAGTACGGCGATGTCGTCGTCGGTCAGCGACTCCAGCGTCAGCAGCAGCGACCGGGACAGCAGCGGGGAGATCACCGAGAAGAACGGATTTTCGGTGGTGGCGGCGACCAGCGTCACCCAGCGGTTCTCCACCCCCGGCAGCAACGCGTCCTGCTGCGCCTTCGTGAACCGGTGCACCTCGTCGATGAACAGCACCGTCTCCACCGAACCACCGGGCCGGGACAGCTCGCGCCGAGCCGCGTCGATCACCTGCCGGACGTCCTTCACTCCGGCCGTCACCGCGGACAGCTCGACGAACTTGCGGTTCGTCTGGTGCGACACCACGGCCGCGATCGTCGTCTTGCCCGTGCCCGGCGGCCCCCAGAGCAGCAGCGACATCGGCTGGTCCCCCTCGACCAGCCGCCGCAACGGCGACCCCGGCGCCAGCAGGTGCTGCTGTCCGACCAACTCGTCGAGACTCCGCGGCCGCATCCGCACCGCCAACGGCGCGGAGGTGTGGTCGGCGTCCGCCAGACTCCCGCCACCACGAGCAGGAGCGGGAGCACCGGGAAGATCGAACAAGCCTTCGGTCACTGGACGAGCCTAACCAACCCGGGTCAGGTGGCTGCCGCGAGCACGCTCGATCAACCGGCGTGAGCCCGTTCAACCGTCGCCGCGTCTCGTGAAGCTGCGCCTGCCTGGCGACGGCATCTGCACCCTGCCCGAAGCTCTCGCAGCCTCACGCCCTAGGCCGAACGTCGAGCCGGTGCGCGCGTGGTGGCGAGCAAGTCGTCCAGCAGCGAGCGGGTGTGCACGAGTTGGTCGATGTCGCCGGTGATCCGGCGGCGCTCTGCTTCGAGACGTTCGCGGCAGGCGTCCAGCAACAGGGTGTCGCCGGACAGGCAGGCCAGGATCTGGCCGATGAGGTCCATACCGAGGCCCGCCGCGAGCAGTCGCTGGATGTGCGAGACCGTGCGGACGTCCGCGTCGGTGAAGATCCGGTACCCGGCGGCGGTCCGGTCCGGCCGCAGGACGCCCTTCTCCTCGTAGTACCGCAGCGCCCGCACGCTGACGCCGGTCCGGTCCGCCAGCTCGCCGATCTTCATCCCGGTTCCTTCGCTGTTCGGCTTGACCCTCACGTCGACGTGAGAGTTTAGCGTGCCGGCATGGTCAGACTCGGCGTTCTCATGTTCTGCGTCTTCGGCATCACCACCGGTGAGTTCGTGGTGGCCGGAATCCTGCCCGCGGTCGCCACCGACCTCCAGGTCACGGTCGGCACCGCGGGACTCCTGGTCACGGCGTACGCCGTCGGCATGATCCTCGGCGGCCCGGTGCTCACCGCGCTGACCGCCGGGACCGACCGGAAACGGCTGATGCTCGCCCTCCTGGCCGTCGCGGTCGCCGGGAACGCGATCTCCGCCCTCGCTCCCGGGTTCTCCCTGCTGCTGGCCGCCCGGGTGGCCACCGCGCTGGTGACCTCGACCTTCTTCGCCCAGGCCATCGTGATCGCGGTCCGGTCCGCGCCGCCCGAGCGCGCCGCGACCATGGTCGCCCGATTGGCGTTCGGGATGAACCTGGCCATCATCCTCGGAGCGCCCATCGGCACTCAGATCGGCGGTCACTGGGGCTGGCGCGCGACGTTCGCCGCGATCGCAGTCGCCTGCCTGATCGGGTTCGGCTTGGTGCTCCTGCTGCTCACCACGCCGCCCGACGAGCACCGGAGGTCGGCGGTCTCGGAGTTGCGGGTCCTGCGCCGGCGGCCGGTCCTGATCGCCCTGGCCATCACAGCCGTCGGGAACGTCGGCGTGCTGATGGTCTTCAGCTATCTCGCCCCGCTGCTGACGAACCTGGGCGGACACCCCGCCACCCGGCTGCCGGTCCTGCTGCTCGCGTACGGCGTCGGCGCAACCATCGGCAACCTGCTCGGCGGCGCGCTCTACGACCGCAACCCACGCGTGAGCCAACCAGCCCTGCTCGGCGCACTCGCGGCCGCCCTGGTGGGGACCTGGTTCGTCGCCGGCTCCACCACTCTCACGGCGGTGGCAGTGGTCGTGATCGGTCTTCTCGCCTTCGCGATCATCCCCGGCATGCAGGCCCGCGTGATGACGACCGCCACCGAAGCCCCCACCCTGGCCGTCGCCGTCAACGCCTCCGGCTACCAACTGGCCGCCGCCTGCGCCGGCCTCTTCGGCGGTCTCATCGCCGACTCGACCGCGGGCCCCCGCCCCATCTACCTGACGGCCGCAGTCCTCACCACCTGCGCCCTACTCATCACCCTCGTGGCAACTCGCAGCCCTCGGACCACCGCGGCCACGCCAGTGGATCAGCCCGCCTGACAGTGGAGCCGTCGCGGCTTCGGACACGAACCCGCGTCCTTGAACAGGCTATGCCCTGTTCAAGGACCCGGCGTCGTGTCCGAGGTCAGCGGGCGGGGGCGGTCAGGGCCGGGGGTTCTTCTCGTCGTCTGCGTCGCGGAGTTCTTCCGGCAGCTCGTCGTCGTCCAGGTCGCGCAGTTCCTCCGGCAGCTCGTCCTCGGCCAGTTCGACCGGGGCGTCGTCCTCGACGGTGACCAGTTCGTCGCCCTTGACGGCGTTGCGGAGGCGGCCGAGGATGCGGTCGGCTTCGGTGCCGAACGGGTTGTCGTTGACCAGGTAGGTCCACGTCGCGGTCGGCCGCGGTACGCCGGAGGCTTCCTCGTCGAGGCCGGTCGCGCCGATCTCCGCGGTCGCGAACGTCTCGGCCGCGTCCTTCCACGCGTCGTCGATCAGCGGGTTGAACGACTCGATCGCCGACTTGTTGAACTCGTCGATCGGCTTCTGGTGCACGATGCCGCCGGCCAGCGAGCGCAGGTGAATGCCTTCGCGCAAGTCGGCGAGGTACGCAACGTGGTCGGTCCAGCGGCGGTCGAGGTGGCGCAGCGCGATCTGCCGGGCGGCATCCTTGACCGCGTCCTCGCCGTGCTGCTCGACCAGTTCCTCGTACCGCTCCTTGGCGGTCTCGGCCAGCTTCTCCGCGGCCAGGTCCTCGGTCAGCACCTTCTCGCGCACGTCGAGCAGGATGTCGCGCTGCTGCCCGGTGAGCCGGTGGTAGGACCAGGTCGTCCGGTGCAGCTCCGCGTTCGCGCCGTCGGCGACGCGCTGGGCGTGCTCGAGCATGCCGAGCGCCTTGCGGTCGGTCAGCCGGCCGTTCTCGTCCGGGGACGGGCGCAGGCCGGTGGTGATCGAGTACCGGGTGACCAGCTCGTCGGCCAGGCTGGCGAAGAACACCGAACCGCCCGGGTCGCCCTGCCGGCCGGCGCGGCCGCGGAGCTGGTCGTCGAGCCGGCGGGACGCGTGCAGGCCGGTGCCGATGACGTACAGGCCGCCCAGCTCGGCAGCGCGCTCGCGCCCGTTCGTGCCGTCGCGACCGCCCAGCCGGATGTCGGTGCCGCGGCCGGCCATCTGCGTCGAGACCGTCACCGTCTCCGGTACGCCGGCCTCGGCGACGATCGCCGCTTCCTCGGCGTCGTTCTTGGCGTTCAGTACGACGTGCGGTACGCCGGCGGCGTCGAGCTGCTCGCTGAGCTGCTCGGACTCCTCGACGCTCTGCGTGCCGATCAGCACCGGCCGGCCGGTCTCGTGCACCTGCTTGATGTGCTCGACCAGGGCCTTGTTCTTCTGCTCGACGGTCAGGTACAGCCGGTCGGGCTCGTCGATCCGGATGTTCGGCTTGTTCGGCGGCACGACGGCCACCTCGACGTTGTAGAACTCCTGCAGCTGCTCGCCGACCACGACCGCCGTACCGGTCATGCCGCACAGCGTCGGGTAGCGCATGATCAGCGCCTGCACGGTGATGCTGTCCAGCACCTCGCCGCTCTCGCTGACCGGCACGGCCTCCTTCGCCTCGACGGCGGCCTGCAGACCGTCGGGCCAGCGCTGCAGCTTCGCGATCCGGCCGCGGCTGTTGTTGATCAGGTGCACCTTGCCGTCGCGGACCAGGTAGTCGACGTCCTTGCGCAGCAGCACCTCGGCGTGCAGCGCGACGTTGACCTGGGTCATCTTCTCCAGGTTGGCGTCGTCGTACAGGTCGATGCCGCCGAGGTGCTCCTCGACGACGTCGGTGCCCTTGTCGGTCAGCGCGACGGTCCGGCCGTCGCCGTCGATCTCGTAGTCGACGCCCGCGCGCAGTGTGCGGACGAGCTGGACCACGTCGTCGTCGAGCTCCTCGGAGCGGGTCGCGCCGGCCAGCACCAGCGGCACCCGGGCCTCGTCGATCAGCACCGAGTCGGCCTCGTCGACCAGGGCCACGTCCGGCTTGGCCGACACCCGGTCCGCGACGTCGTCGACCAGCCGGTCGCGCAGGACGTCGAAGCCGACCTCGCTGACCGGCGCGTAGCAGACCTCCGTCTGGTACGCCGCGCGCCGCTGCTGCGGCGTGGAGGCCTGCCCGACGTGGCTCACGGTGACGCCGAGCAGCTCGTACAGCGGGCCCATCCACTCCGCGTCGCGCTGGGCCAGGTAGTCGTTGACCGCGAGCACGTGCACCTTGCGGCCGCCGATCGCGTAGCCGGCGGCGGCGAACGCGCCGGCCAGCGTCTTGCCCTCACCGGTGGCCATCTCGACGATCCGGCCGCGCAGCAGCGCCAGCGCACCGACGATCTGGCCGTCGAAGGCCCGCTCGCCGATCGCCCGGCGGCCGGCCTCGCGGGCCAGCGCCAGGAACTCGATCAGGTCGTCCTCGTCCAGGCCGCCGTCCTTGCGCATCTCGGTGACGACCTCGGTGAGCTCGTCGTCGCTGAGCGCCTGGACGGACTCCTCCGCCTCGCCGACCGCCGCGGTCAGCTTCTCGTACGGGCCGAGGTCGATCGAGCCGGGGCGCTGCAGGAGCCGGCGGAAGCGCGAGGTGAGTTTCGAAGCCATGGTCTCCGCAACGTACAACGTGCCCCGGTCGTTCCGTACCCCGACCCGCGTGTTACGCGGGCGCGGCGGCGCCGGGCGTGAACGTGTACGGCGTGGTGGTGGTGACCCCGTGCAGCCCGAGCTTCTGCAGGATCGGGCGGGAGTCCTGCGACGCGTCGACCCGCAGGTAGTCGTAGCCGCGCTCGCGGGCGATCCGGGCCCGGTGCACCAGCATCGCGGAGTACAGGCCGCGGCGGCGCCACTCGGGCAGTGTGCCGCCACCCCACAGGCTGGCGAAGCCGGTGCCGGGGTGGAACCGGATCCATCCCGACGTCAGCACCGGACCGTCCGGGCCGGACTGCTCCTCCTCGACGACGGTGACCACCAGCCGGTCCGGGAACATCCGGGCCTCGTCGGCCAGCTGCTGCTCGATCCGCTCGAGCCCGTTGTGCCACAGGGCGTCGGTCAGCACCGCGATCCGG from Kribbella flavida DSM 17836 harbors:
- a CDS encoding MerR family transcriptional regulator produces the protein MKIGELADRTGVSVRALRYYEEKGVLRPDRTAAGYRIFTDADVRTVSHIQRLLAAGLGMDLIGQILACLSGDTLLLDACRERLEAERRRITGDIDQLVHTRSLLDDLLATTRAPARRSA
- a CDS encoding MFS transporter — protein: MVRLGVLMFCVFGITTGEFVVAGILPAVATDLQVTVGTAGLLVTAYAVGMILGGPVLTALTAGTDRKRLMLALLAVAVAGNAISALAPGFSLLLAARVATALVTSTFFAQAIVIAVRSAPPERAATMVARLAFGMNLAIILGAPIGTQIGGHWGWRATFAAIAVACLIGFGLVLLLLTTPPDEHRRSAVSELRVLRRRPVLIALAITAVGNVGVLMVFSYLAPLLTNLGGHPATRLPVLLLAYGVGATIGNLLGGALYDRNPRVSQPALLGALAAALVGTWFVAGSTTLTAVAVVVIGLLAFAIIPGMQARVMTTATEAPTLAVAVNASGYQLAAACAGLFGGLIADSTAGPRPIYLTAAVLTTCALLITLVATRSPRTTAATPVDQPA
- a CDS encoding GNAT family N-acetyltransferase, encoding MTPDELLDVFHRRIRLPDADTIPGWKVELDGLVHRSYAEGPGGGGFVETPRGLGDDPDAVIAAQVEFFAARGLAFEWKTYAYDEPADLGERLVRHGFVAEDPETLILGEVDRILERPLALPSGVRLRDVEERADFHRIAVLTDALWHNGLERIEQQLADEARMFPDRLVVTVVEEEQSGPDGPVLTSGWIRFHPGTGFASLWGGGTLPEWRRRGLYSAMLVHRARIARERGYDYLRVDASQDSRPILQKLGLHGVTTTTPYTFTPGAAAPA
- a CDS encoding SitI3 family protein; its protein translation is MAIEYSLFLASAGGAAGVRRVVAASAPEVDWDAERVTAYRSPTGLRVTVMDRTWSDRVVETPTVQVGFRLDKFADPDPQYDEVVRLTVAILAADPGDAVLQQDHEICWLLRRGDSWIAHSGGSLWSAHRLSLLPVVPQRRPMPYPD
- a CDS encoding replication-associated recombination protein A is translated as MTEGLFDLPGAPAPARGGGSLADADHTSAPLAVRMRPRSLDELVGQQHLLAPGSPLRRLVEGDQPMSLLLWGPPGTGKTTIAAVVSHQTNRKFVELSAVTAGVKDVRQVIDAARRELSRPGGSVETVLFIDEVHRFTKAQQDALLPGVENRWVTLVAATTENPFFSVISPLLSRSLLLTLESLTDDDIAVLLDRALADERGLNGEYAVAPDARDHLLRMAGGDARRALTYLEAAAGGAKAKAAPKDKAPQDRAPKDKAPKDKAPEDEDAAEEPGHEPILIDLKTLETAVDRAAVRYDRAGDQHYDVASALIKSIRGSDVDAAMHYLARMVEAGEDPRFIARRLVISASEDIGMGDPTALGVAVAAADAVQLIGMPEARINLAQAVVALALAPKSNAVITAIDAAIADVKAGKVGPVPPHLRDAHYAGAKKIGHGATYQYSHNDPRGVVPQQYAPDVVDRTDYYRPTRRGGEAAYADRVDAIRKILRDR
- a CDS encoding DUF948 domain-containing protein, which encodes MSVGEVAGLIAACALLILVGLLAYPILKLGKVLDETRIMVKGVSDSSVPLLGEVTETVATTNAQLAKVDTITDNATTVTTNAAALASLFAATAGGPLVKAAAFTYGVRKALGDSQRRDVSRRVKDEMKAERKAGRRGDL
- the secA2 gene encoding accessory Sec system translocase SecA2, whose protein sequence is MASKLTSRFRRLLQRPGSIDLGPYEKLTAAVGEAEESVQALSDDELTEVVTEMRKDGGLDEDDLIEFLALAREAGRRAIGERAFDGQIVGALALLRGRIVEMATGEGKTLAGAFAAAGYAIGGRKVHVLAVNDYLAQRDAEWMGPLYELLGVTVSHVGQASTPQQRRAAYQTEVCYAPVSEVGFDVLRDRLVDDVADRVSAKPDVALVDEADSVLIDEARVPLVLAGATRSEELDDDVVQLVRTLRAGVDYEIDGDGRTVALTDKGTDVVEEHLGGIDLYDDANLEKMTQVNVALHAEVLLRKDVDYLVRDGKVHLINNSRGRIAKLQRWPDGLQAAVEAKEAVPVSESGEVLDSITVQALIMRYPTLCGMTGTAVVVGEQLQEFYNVEVAVVPPNKPNIRIDEPDRLYLTVEQKNKALVEHIKQVHETGRPVLIGTQSVEESEQLSEQLDAAGVPHVVLNAKNDAEEAAIVAEAGVPETVTVSTQMAGRGTDIRLGGRDGTNGRERAAELGGLYVIGTGLHASRRLDDQLRGRAGRQGDPGGSVFFASLADELVTRYSITTGLRPSPDENGRLTDRKALGMLEHAQRVADGANAELHRTTWSYHRLTGQQRDILLDVREKVLTEDLAAEKLAETAKERYEELVEQHGEDAVKDAARQIALRHLDRRWTDHVAYLADLREGIHLRSLAGGIVHQKPIDEFNKSAIESFNPLIDDAWKDAAETFATAEIGATGLDEEASGVPRPTATWTYLVNDNPFGTEADRILGRLRNAVKGDELVTVEDDAPVELAEDELPEELRDLDDDELPEELRDADDEKNPRP